The following are encoded together in the Salvelinus fontinalis isolate EN_2023a unplaced genomic scaffold, ASM2944872v1 scaffold_0437, whole genome shotgun sequence genome:
- the LOC129846058 gene encoding uncharacterized protein LOC129846058, with product MADDSQNVNWEDHPDDQNKVVENMKEETETHETNKNRTGGKAKRKSSGRAKKTSVEEDSSIGAESSQTPGCGFRERGSIIEQLEKEAQRTLMPSLKIGTCCAPILLSFLRSLTDDQWRVIQHGMKNNLTFEQLSMLCLKIVKVVTQTALRILLPALARIMGVNLRSGATSPESQCSLTGSEDSLGSLDEREKRLLISEMNYWTKERRRNGSAGCRQKSTRRTSSSCWSPKRSQTSLQSLPATREAPLMEEPLKALFGVTEESLLISLVEGHSNPTSSSSSELSCAIVGEVVHQLNSGLSVAIQASSGSFPPMDSQDIAAGKEVIRVASVQILAELQSKTSEPEWVGFIEPLMDPVTDDVLDAIVGTMDKMAQDFNILLDLAKKMTILGSKFLTNLQCDLDVECPSGKEETTHFLKETGSSTSVVDRKLQTLSSPDFQSKALKAVSTILTRKVSSSSGMAPSSRASSAAPSLTEAPLNTSSTALTSVTSTATVIVKAFVGGMETIASFEGTCDAVDWPVPVNDHKTGSSQKITFSPARTLYGLIRAKLRGLLTLSAREEGVAKDASLQESSDTLEKATVSTVEVQLPSTKLSRVPSESQPISALCLSNLDTSTQEVLSSVFSIYKSELSKVESKSLDVVSSSDESLEACWFVDGVLSELDDYTISQSSSPNEDLSVSTQCSQLSSEESVRITQSSTSLIQSIKKLSSNDFQTQVKEAVSKVLMRSSHSFMTQISHTGLQKSLQAGLSSSPSEIASMSSQNTASGLVETFVKGMATIFQKNESTGTVLLERSGKVSQCSHGGSQLDDTELSVKISEEKLWSTAKTICVSMKNTLKDFFTGLKPSGSERTENASSKETLGEILVAIQSEISNLGRMKDSRELLQINDMVGTMLKEVEKSEDDSEEVCQDIPRTCSSLSTSLKGRSSLSSSSSLFSIIHSVFHQQGNLFGTKGRWD from the exons AACGTGAATTGGGAGGATCATCCGGATGACCAAAATAAAGTTGTGGAGAATATGAAGGAGGAAACAGAGACACATGAGACCAACAAGAACAGGACAGGAGGCAAG GCTAAACGTAAGTCCAGTGGCCGTGCCAAGAAGACTTCCGTGGAGGAGGACAGCAGCATTGGTGCAG AGTCTTCTCAGACACCCGGGTGTGGTTTCCGGGAAAGGGGATCTATCATTGAGCAGCTGGAGAAGGAGGCTCAGAGGACTCTAATGCCTTCTCTCAAGATTGGGACATGCTGTGCCccaatcctcctctctttcctgagGAGTCTAACTGATGA CCAATGGAGAGTGATTCAGCATGGCATGAAAAATAAC CTGACATTCGAGCAGCTCTCCATGCTGTGTCTGAAGATTGTTAAGGTCGTGACCCAGACAGCCCTCCGCATTCTCCTACCAGCGTTAGCTCGTATCATGGGGGTGAACCTGAGGAGTGGGGCAACCTCCCCAGAATCCCAGTGCTCTCTGACAGGGTCTGAGGATTCCTTAGGCAgtctggatgagagagagaaaaggctgcTGATCAGTGAGATGAACTACTGGactaaggagaggaggaggaatggcagTGCAGGGTGCCGCCAAAAATCCACTCGCAGAACCTCATCATCATGCTGGTCGCCTAAGAG GTCCCAGACCTCATTGCAGAGCTTGCCTGCAACTAGAGAGGCTCCCCTCATGGAGGAGCCTCTGAAGGCTCTTTTTGGGGTAACGGAAGAGAGCCTCCTGATATCCCTGGTTGAGGGTCACTCCAACCccacctcctccagctcctccgagTTGAGCTGTGCTATCGTGGGGGAGGTAGTACACCAGCTTAACTCTGGCCTCTCAGTGGCCATTCAGGCCAGCTCGGGGAGTTTCCCCCCTATGGACAGTCAGGACATAGCAGCAGGCAAGGAGGTCATTCGGGTAGCCTCGGTGCAGATCCTGGCCGAGCTACAGAGCAAAACGTCTGAGCCAGAGTGGGTAGGGTTTATCGAGCCCCTCATGGACCCTGTGACCGATGATGTGCTGGATGCCATTGTCGGCACAATGGACAAAATGGCACAGGACTTCAACATCCTCTTGGATCTGGCCAAGAAGATGACAATCTTGGGGTCTAAATTTCTGACCAATCTTCAATGTGACCTTGATGTTGAGTGTCCATCTGGGAAAGAAGAAACCACTCACTTTCTCAAAGAGACTGGATCCTCTACTAGTGTGGTGGACAGAAAGCTTCAGACCCTCTCTAGCCCCGACTTTCAGTCTAAAGCCCTCAAGGCGGTGAGCACCATCCTTACAAGGAAAGTCAGCAGCTCTTCTGGCATGGCTCCTTCCTCTAGGGCTTCTAGTGCTGCTCCTAGCCTTACTGAAGCACCCTTGAATACCAGCTCTACAGCCCTGACATCTGTAACCTCCACTGCCACAGTGATTGTTAAGGCATTTGTGGGAGGCATGGAGACGATAGCATCATTTGAAGGCACATGTGACGCAGTTGATTGGCCAGTTCCTGTAAATGACCACAAAACAGGTTCTTCACAGAAGATAACCTTCTCTCCAGCCCGCACACTCTACGGCCTTATACGAGCAAAGCTGAGGGGCCTTTTAACTCTATCCGCTCGAGAAGAAGGTGTGGCTAAGGACGCTTCTCTTCAGGAGTCTTCAGACACCCTGGAAAAGGCAACTGTTTCAACTGTTGAGGTCCAGTTACCCAGCACCAAACTTAGTAGAGTTCCCAGTGAGAGCCAACCAAtatcagctctctgtctctccaatcTGGATACCAGTACTCAAGAAGTTCTTAGCAGTGTTTTTTCCATCTACAAGTCAGAGTTATCAAAAGTGGAGAGTAAATCCTTGGACGTTGTCAGTTCATCTGATGAGTCCCTAGAGGCTTGTTGGTTTGTTGATGGTGTCCTATCAGAGCTTGATGACTATACTATTTCCCAGTCATCCTCACCCAATGAAGACTTGAGTGTGAGTACTCAATGTTCTCAACTGAGCTCAGAAGAGAGTGTCAGAATCACACAGTCCTCTACTAGTCTGATTCAGAGCATTAAGAAGCTCTCTAGCAATGACTTTCAGACTCAGGTAAAAGAGGCAGTGAGTAAAGTGCTGATGAGATCCAGTCATTCCTTTATGACACAGATCAGCCATACTGGTCTTCAGAAAAGTCTGCAGGCTGGCTTATCTAGCTCGCCATCAGAGATTGCGTCCATGTCTTCTCAAAATACAGCCTCTGGATTAGTGGAAACGTTTGTCAAAGGAATGGCGACTATTTTCCAGAAGAATGAGTCCACTGGCACTGTGCTACTGGAAAGAAGTGGGAAAGTTTCACAGTGCTCCCACGGGGGCTCCCAACTGGATGACACTGAATTGAGTGTTAAAATATCAGAGGAGAAGCTTTGGTCAACAGCTAAGACCATCTGCGTCAGTATGAAGAACACACTTAAGGATTTCTTCACAGGGCTGAAGCCATCCGGATCCGAAAGGACAGAAAATGCTTCTTCCAAAGAGACCCTTGGGGAAATCCTGGTTGCTATCCAGAGTGAAATCTCAAACTTAGGGCGAATGAAGGATTCCAGGGAGCTCCTTCAGATCAACGATATGGTAGGAACTATGCTGAAGGAGGTTGAGAAAAGTGAGGATGACAGTGAAGAAGTCTGCCAAGACATCCCTAGAACCTGTTCATCTTTGTCCACTTCTTTAAAGGGTCGTAGTTCCTTGTCCAGCTCTTCAAGCCTCTTTTCGATCATCCACTCCGTCTTTCACCAGCAAGGGAACCTCTTTGGTACCAAAGGGAGATGGGATTGA
- the LOC129846059 gene encoding uncharacterized protein LOC129846059, with amino-acid sequence MDSSKDDVMCLVTILVIRLLSKIRPSALDGPSQQAADMTETSQQLTRQVLSEFCAASRFSRTQAYSQNLHIHRVFRGVHKNLMEEFGSYNTLQAAISSQDPTFDRVLVKSLTQQLVQGCKEASRPASAATNPSDQAETERGAEQKARRSFLCFSMTKLRINFKRSKRGNKKDCHSVQEQTEIPSTDGHCIAMMKPFRRFTKKNL; translated from the exons ATGGACTCCAGCAAAGATGATGTCATGTGTTTGGTCACCATACTGGTGATACGGTTGCTATCGAAGATCAGACCCTCAGCCCTAGATGGACCCTCCCAACAGGCAGCAGACATGACAGAAACATCTCAGCAACTCACCAGACAAGTCCTGTCTGAGTTCTGTGCTGCATCCAGATTCTCCAGGACACAGGCATATTCCCAGAACCTGCACATCCACAGGGTGTTCAGAGGTGTACATAAAAACCTCATGGAGGAGTTTGGCTCTTATAACACCCTGCAAGCAGCTATTTCCTCCCAGGACCCTACATTTGACAGAGTCCTGGTAAAGTCCTTGACCCAGCAGCTGGTACAGGGATGCAAGGAGGCGTCAAGACCAGCTTCTGCTGCAACAAACCCATCAGACCaggctgagacagagaggggggctgAGCAGAAAGCAAGAAGGAGCTTCCTTTGCTTTTCAATGACCAAACTCAGGATCAACTTCAAG CGTTCCAAGAGAGGAAACAAAAAGGACTGCCATTCAGTCCAGGAACAGACTGAGATTCCCTCTACTGATGGACATTGCATAG CAATGATGAAGCCATTCAGGCGCTTCACCAAGAAGAACCTGTAA
- the LOC129846060 gene encoding uncharacterized protein LOC129846060, with translation MADDSQNVNWEDHPDDQNKVVENMKEETETHETNKNRTGGKAKRKSSGRAKKTSVEEDSSIGAESSQTPGCGFRERGSIIEQLEKEAQRTLMPSLKIGTCCAPILLSFLRSLTDDQWRVIQHGMKNNLTFEQLSMLCLKIVKVVTQTALRILLPALARIMGVNLRSGATSPESQCSLTGSEDSLGSLDEREKRLLISEMNYWTKERRRNGSAGCRQKSTRRTSSSCWSPKRSQTSLQSLPATREAPLMEEPLKALFGVTEESLLISLVEGHSNPTSSSSSELSCAIVGEVVHQLNSGLSVAIQASSGSFPPMDSQDIAAGKEVIRVASVQILAELQSKTSEPEWVGFIEPLMDPVTDDVLDAIVGTMDKMAQDFNILLDLAKKMTILGSKFLTNLQCDLDVECPSGKEETTHFLKETGSSTSVVDRKLQTLSSPDFQSKALKAVSTILTRKVSSSSGMAPSSRASSAAPSLTEAPLNTSSTALTSVTSTATVIVKAFVGGMETIASFEGTCDAVDWPVPVNDHKTGSSQKITFSPARTLYGLIRAKLRGLLTLSAREEGVAKDASLQESSDTLEKATVSTVEVQLPSTKLSRVPSESQPISALCLSNLDTSTQEVLSSVFSIYKSELSKVESKSLDVVSSSNESLEACWFVDGVLSELDDYTISQSSSPNEDLSVSTQCSQLSSEESVRITQSSTSLIQSIKKLSSNDFQTQVEEAVSKVLMRSSHSFMTQISHTGLQKSLQAGLSSSPSEIASMSSQNTASGLVETFVKGMATIFQKNESTGTVLLERSGKVSQCSHGGSQLDDTELSVKISEEKLWSTAKTICVSMKNTLKDFFTGLKPSGSERTENASSKETLGEILVAIQSEISNLGRMKDSRELLQINDMVGTMLKEVEKSEDDSEEVCQDIPRTCSSLSTSLKGRSSLSSSSKGPRSECELEINLPGTPIPDEVPFDLTCPIVRSSCIDIRDSKMPEISTSDLKTKMMVHTDEPLHRNSPMTDSSRPPSAKASFRSSTPSFTSKGTSLVPKGDGIDIEEKEVCIPSSSGHLRELLITPDISSATAFLLQYLMDSSKDDVMCLVTILVIRLLSKIRPSALDGPSQQAADMTETSQQLTRQVLSEFCAASRFSRTQAYSQNLHIHRVFRGVHKNLMEEFGSYNTLQAAISSQDPTFDRVLVKSLTQQLVQGCKEASRPASAATNPSDQAETERGAEQKARRSFLCFSMTKLRINFKRSKRGNKKDCHSVQEQTEIPSTDGHCIAPVGEVSPSISQPIKKRSLIVRVFSAMMKPFRRFTKKNL, from the exons ATGGCTGACGACAGCCAG AACGTGAATTGGGAGGATCATCCGGATGACCAAAATAAAGTTGTGGAGAATATGAAGGAGGAAACAGAGACACATGAGACCAACAAGAACAGGACAGGAGGCAAG GCTAAACGTAAGTCCAGTGGCCGTGCCAAGAAGACTTCCGTGGAGGAGGACAGCAGCATTGGTGCAG AGTCTTCTCAGACACCCGGGTGTGGTTTCCGGGAAAGGGGATCTATCATTGAGCAGCTGGAGAAGGAGGCTCAGAGGACTCTAATGCCTTCTCTCAAGATTGGGACATGCTGTGCCccaatcctcctctctttcctgagGAGTCTAACTGATGA CCAATGGAGAGTGATTCAGCATGGCATGAAAAATAAC CTGACATTCGAGCAGCTCTCCATGCTGTGTCTGAAGATTGTTAAGGTCGTGACCCAGACAGCCCTCCGCATTCTCCTACCAGCGCTAGCTCGTATCATGGGGGTGAACCTGAGGAGTGGGGCAACCTCCCCAGAATCCCAGTGCTCTCTGACAGGGTCTGAGGATTCCTTAGGCAgtctggatgagagagagaaaaggctgcTGATCAGTGAGATGAACTACTGGactaaggagaggaggaggaatggcagTGCAGGGTGCCGCCAAAAATCCACTCGCAGAACCTCATCATCATGCTGGTCGCCTAAGAG GTCCCAGACCTCATTGCAGAGCTTGCCTGCAACTAGAGAGGCTCCCCTCATGGAGGAGCCTCTGAAGGCTCTTTTTGGGGTAACGGAAGAGAGCCTCCTGATATCCCTGGTTGAGGGTCACTCCAACCccacctcctccagctcctccgagTTGAGCTGTGCTATCGTGGGGGAGGTAGTACACCAGCTTAACTCTGGCCTCTCAGTGGCCATTCAGGCCAGCTCGGGGAGTTTCCCCCCTATGGACAGTCAGGACATAGCAGCAGGCAAGGAGGTCATTCGGGTAGCCTCGGTGCAGATCCTGGCCGAGCTACAGAGCAAAACGTCTGAGCCAGAGTGGGTAGGGTTTATCGAGCCCCTCATGGACCCTGTGACCGATGATGTGCTGGATGCCATTGTCGGCACAATGGACAAAATGGCACAGGACTTCAACATCCTCTTGGATCTGGCCAAGAAGATGACAATCTTGGGGTCTAAATTTCTGACCAATCTTCAATGTGACCTTGATGTTGAGTGTCCATCTGGGAAAGAAGAAACCACTCACTTTCTCAAAGAGACTGGATCCTCTACTAGTGTGGTGGACAGAAAGCTTCAGACCCTCTCTAGCCCCGACTTTCAGTCTAAAGCCCTCAAGGCGGTGAGCACCATCCTTACAAGGAAAGTCAGCAGCTCTTCTGGCATGGCTCCTTCCTCTAGGGCTTCTAGTGCTGCTCCTAGCCTTACTGAAGCACCCTTGAATACCAGCTCTACAGCCCTGACATCTGTAACCTCCACTGCCACAGTGATTGTTAAGGCATTTGTGGGAGGCATGGAGACGATAGCATCATTTGAAGGCACATGTGACGCAGTTGATTGGCCAGTTCCTGTAAATGACCACAAAACAGGTTCTTCACAGAAGATAACCTTCTCTCCAGCCCGCACACTCTACGGCCTTATACGAGCAAAGCTGAGGGGCCTTTTAACTCTATCCGCTCGAGAAGAAGGTGTGGCTAAGGACGCTTCTCTTCAGGAGTCTTCAGACACCCTGGAAAAGGCAACTGTTTCAACTGTTGAGGTCCAGTTACCCAGCACCAAACTTAGTAGAGTTCCCAGTGAGAGCCAACCAAtatcagctctctgtctctccaatcTGGATACCAGTACTCAAGAAGTTCTTAGCAGTGTTTTTTCCATCTACAAGTCAGAGTTATCAAAAGTGGAGAGTAAATCCTTGGACGTTGTCAGTTCATCTAATGAGTCCCTAGAGGCTTGTTGGTTTGTTGATGGTGTCCTATCAGAGCTTGATGACTATACTATTTCCCAGTCATCCTCACCCAATGAAGACTTGAGTGTGAGTACTCAATGTTCTCAACTGAGCTCAGAAGAGAGTGTCAGAATCACACAGTCCTCTACTAGTCTGATTCAGAGCATTAAGAAGCTCTCTAGCAATGACTTTCAGACTCAGGTAGAAGAGGCAGTGAGTAAAGTGCTGATGAGATCCAGTCATTCCTTTATGACACAGATCAGCCATACTGGTCTTCAGAAAAGTCTGCAGGCTGGCTTATCTAGCTCGCCATCAGAGATTGCGTCCATGTCTTCTCAAAATACAGCCTCTGGATTAGTGGAAACGTTTGTCAAAGGAATGGCGACTATTTTCCAGAAGAATGAGTCCACTGGCACTGTGCTACTGGAAAGAAGTGGGAAAGTTTCACAGTGCTCCCACGGGGGCTCCCAACTGGATGACACTGAATTGAGTGTTAAAATATCAGAGGAGAAGCTTTGGTCAACAGCTAAGACCATCTGCGTCAGTATGAAGAACACACTTAAGGATTTCTTCACAGGGCTGAAGCCATCCGGATCCGAAAGGACAGAAAATGCTTCTTCCAAAGAGACCCTTGGGGAAATCCTGGTTGCTATCCAGAGTGAAATCTCAAACTTAGGGCGAATGAAGGATTCCAGGGAGCTCCTTCAGATCAACGATATGGTAGGAACTATGCTGAAGGAGGTTGAGAAAAGTGAGGATGACAGTGAAGAAGTCTGCCAAGACATCCCTAGAACCTGTTCATCTTTGTCCACTTCTTTAAAGGGTCGTAGTTCCTTGTCCAGCTCTTCAAAGGGTCCTAGGTCAGAGTGTGAGTTAGAGATCAACCTCCCTGGCACTCCCATCCCTGACGAAGTGCCTTTTGATCTGACCTGCCCCATAGTCAGGAGCTCCTGCATCGACATCAGGGACTCTAAAATGCCAGAGATTTCTACAAGTGACCTAAAGACAAAGATGATGGTACACACAGATGAACCCCTGCATCGTAACAGTCCAATGACTGACAGCAGCCGACCACCGAGTGCTAAAGCCTCTTTTCGATCATCCACTCCGTCTTTCACCAGCAAGGGAACCTCTTTGGTACCAAAGGGAGATGGGATTGACATTGAAGAGAAGGAGGTGTGCATCCCCAGCAGCTCTGGCCATCTGAGGGAGCTCTTAATCACCCCGGACATCAGCAGTGCCACTGCATTCCTACTGCAGTACTTGATGGACTCCAGCAAAGATGATGTCATGTGTTTGGTCACCATACTGGTGATACGGTTGCTATCGAAGATCAGACCCTCAGCCCTAGATGGACCCTCCCAACAGGCAGCAGACATGACAGAAACATCTCAGCAACTCACCAGACAAGTCCTGTCTGAGTTCTGTGCTGCATCCAGATTCTCCAGGACACAGGCATATTCCCAGAACCTGCACATCCACAGGGTGTTCAGAGGTGTACATAAAAACCTCATGGAGGAGTTTGGCTCTTATAACACCCTGCAAGCAGCTATTTCCTCCCAGGACCCTACATTTGACAGAGTCCTGGTAAAGTCCTTGACCCAGCAGCTGGTACAGGGATGCAAGGAGGCGTCAAGACCAGCTTCTGCTGCAACAAACCCATCAGACCaggctgagacagagaggggggctgAGCAGAAAGCAAGAAGGAGCTTCCTTTGCTTTTCAATGACCAAACTCAGGATCAACTTCAAG CGTTCCAAGAGAGGAAACAAAAAGGACTGCCATTCAGTCCAGGAACAGACTGAGATTCCCTCTACTGATGGACATTGCATAG ctccagttggagaggtttctccctccatatctcagcCTATCAAAAAACGATCCTTGATTGTCAGGGTCTTTTCAGCAATGATGAAGCCATTCAGGCGCTTCACCAAGAAGAACCTGTAA